One genomic segment of Terriglobia bacterium includes these proteins:
- a CDS encoding DUF4928 family protein — MDRVEPEQRTALLRKAQEFLVAKVGEYHKQQRLKPVFDPSKTKAEFVAALLGLAREQAKSDAVAQYLVGAKLQVRFPDQSVRNESYSTADQQGGRAGDFEISNTVFHITVSPSAGHFDKCQRNLQAGLRPYVVVPSGMLEGARQNAEHIAPGQIAVVSIESFIAQNIDELGRFDSDASREQLRSLLVAYNVRVDAVENDKSLLIDIPPNL; from the coding sequence TTGGACAGAGTTGAACCTGAACAACGAACGGCGCTTCTTCGCAAAGCTCAGGAATTCTTAGTTGCGAAAGTCGGCGAATACCACAAGCAGCAAAGACTTAAACCAGTTTTTGACCCATCGAAGACCAAAGCAGAGTTCGTTGCGGCACTGCTCGGGCTCGCGCGGGAACAGGCGAAATCTGATGCGGTCGCACAGTACTTGGTCGGCGCGAAACTTCAAGTACGCTTTCCAGACCAATCAGTCAGGAACGAGTCATATAGCACAGCCGATCAACAAGGGGGACGGGCTGGTGATTTTGAGATTAGCAACACCGTGTTTCACATTACAGTGTCACCTTCTGCCGGACACTTTGACAAATGCCAGAGGAATCTCCAGGCCGGGCTGCGCCCGTATGTAGTAGTTCCGAGCGGAATGTTGGAAGGTGCAAGGCAGAATGCGGAACACATAGCACCCGGTCAGATTGCAGTTGTTTCAATAGAGTCGTTCATTGCGCAGAACATAGATGAGTTGGGGCGATTCGATTCTGACGCCAGTCGGGAGCAACTCCGATCGTTACTCGTCGCGTACAATGTACGCGTCGATGCGGTTGAAAACGACAAGTCACTCCTGATTGATATACCGCCTAATTTGTAG
- a CDS encoding transposase, which translates to MENGYVESFNGRFRDECLNENWFTDLADAREKIAQWKQDYNEMRPHSSLQYRTPVEFAAQAAASFYRDGVGQEASNAGPLPHAPIPATQEGAWGEQKPEKVSLSVD; encoded by the coding sequence ATGGAGAACGGCTACGTGGAGAGCTTCAACGGGCGCTTCCGTGACGAGTGCCTGAACGAGAACTGGTTCACCGATCTGGCCGATGCCAGGGAGAAGATCGCGCAGTGGAAGCAGGACTACAACGAAATGCGTCCGCACAGCAGCTTGCAGTACCGTACACCAGTGGAGTTTGCAGCGCAGGCGGCAGCGAGCTTCTACAGAGATGGAGTGGGGCAAGAGGCCTCAAACGCCGGCCCCTTGCCCCACGCCCCCATCCCCGCTACGCAGGAAGGAGCGTGGGGCGAACAAAAACCGGAGAAAGTCTCGTTATCCGTGGACTAA
- a CDS encoding aspartyl protease family protein yields the protein MGVTYVEGVVTGPTDKQATVRFLVDSGATYTLLPHDDWKALELAPKRQVTFTLADGTTVERAVSEAHLRLPEGEGHTPVILGEPGDQALLGAVTLEILGLVLHPFKRTLEPMRMLLA from the coding sequence ATGGGCGTCACGTATGTTGAAGGGGTGGTTACGGGCCCGACGGACAAACAGGCTACCGTACGTTTCCTGGTTGACAGCGGCGCAACCTACACCCTGCTGCCGCACGATGATTGGAAAGCGCTGGAGCTTGCGCCCAAGCGTCAGGTCACGTTTACGCTGGCCGATGGCACCACGGTTGAGCGCGCCGTCTCGGAGGCGCACCTCAGACTGCCCGAAGGCGAGGGACACACGCCGGTCATCCTGGGCGAACCGGGAGATCAGGCGTTGCTGGGAGCGGTGACGCTGGAAATCTTAGGCCTGGTTCTCCATCCCTTCAAGCGCACCCTGGAACCGATGCGCATGCTGCTCGCCTGA
- a CDS encoding sigma-54 dependent transcriptional regulator — MTAGNKILIVDEQAEACSLLSEYVGQEGLTAIIAHTGEAGLEKIRTEVPDALILASRLPDMDGIQALKAAKALDQDLPVILMTHTPEIRGAVAAMRAGAHDYLEKPLKHHEVLRVVFRALNERSLKRKVRCLSLQVEDEASLRESMGPSSVIDRLASEVARVAKTNFSVLILGETGTGKELVARATHALSFRSQSPLLTVDCGAIPETLLDSELFGYEKGAYTGADQRRMGKFEMASGGTFFLDEVSNMPLGSQAKLLRVLQERTICRIGGTQPIRVDVRVLAASNQDLHHLAECKEGLFRRDVYFRLNEFTINVPPLRERREDIVYLAQRFLKLTNAELHKKVESFTQAAVDALLAYHWPGNVRELRSMIRRAVLLADDTISQHHLAIPSAPPQSTANAEHDAGYAVAGQKPWNGLSLRDIVQQKTAALEREILLRVLRETGGNKAKASRLLHIDYKTIHLKLKEYGILSDRTRKGEL, encoded by the coding sequence ATGACTGCGGGAAACAAGATTCTGATCGTGGACGAGCAAGCGGAGGCGTGCAGCCTGCTGTCTGAGTACGTGGGGCAGGAGGGCCTGACCGCGATCATCGCCCACACCGGGGAAGCCGGCCTGGAAAAAATTCGCACCGAGGTTCCCGACGCGCTGATCCTGGCTTCCCGATTGCCGGACATGGACGGCATCCAGGCCTTGAAGGCAGCCAAGGCGCTGGATCAGGACCTGCCGGTGATTCTGATGACGCACACGCCGGAGATTCGGGGAGCGGTGGCCGCCATGCGGGCGGGCGCCCACGACTACCTGGAGAAGCCGCTCAAGCACCACGAAGTGCTGCGGGTGGTATTCCGCGCCTTGAACGAGCGTTCCCTCAAGCGCAAGGTGCGCTGCCTGTCCTTGCAGGTGGAAGACGAGGCCTCGCTGCGGGAGTCGATGGGCCCCAGCAGCGTCATCGACCGCCTGGCCTCGGAGGTCGCCCGCGTCGCCAAAACCAACTTCAGCGTGCTGATTCTGGGGGAAACCGGGACGGGCAAGGAGTTGGTGGCGCGCGCCACTCACGCCCTGAGCTTCCGCTCGCAGAGTCCGCTGCTCACCGTGGACTGCGGCGCCATCCCGGAGACGCTGCTGGACAGCGAGCTATTCGGATACGAGAAAGGGGCCTACACCGGGGCGGACCAGCGGCGGATGGGGAAGTTCGAAATGGCCTCGGGCGGAACCTTTTTCCTGGACGAAGTTTCCAATATGCCTCTGGGATCGCAGGCCAAGCTTCTGCGCGTGCTGCAGGAGCGAACCATTTGCCGCATTGGGGGTACGCAGCCCATCCGCGTGGATGTGCGGGTTCTGGCGGCCAGCAATCAGGATCTGCACCACCTGGCGGAGTGCAAGGAAGGCCTGTTTCGCCGCGATGTCTATTTCCGCCTGAACGAATTCACCATCAACGTTCCCCCCTTGCGGGAGCGGCGGGAAGACATCGTCTATCTGGCCCAGCGGTTTCTCAAGCTCACCAACGCCGAGCTGCACAAGAAGGTCGAGAGCTTTACCCAGGCGGCGGTCGATGCCCTGCTGGCCTACCACTGGCCGGGCAACGTCCGCGAGCTGCGCTCCATGATCCGGCGGGCGGTTCTACTGGCCGATGACACCATCAGCCAGCATCATCTCGCCATTCCCAGCGCCCCGCCACAGAGCACGGCGAATGCGGAGCACGATGCGGGCTATGCGGTGGCCGGGCAGAAGCCCTGGAACGGCTTGTCCCTGAGAGACATCGTGCAACAAAAGACCGCTGCCCTGGAGCGCGAGATTCTGCTGCGCGTGCTGCGCGAAACCGGCGGCAACAAAGCCAAGGCTTCGCGCTTGCTGCACATCGACTACAAGACCATTCACCTGAAACTCAAAGAGTACGGCATTCTTTCCGACAGAACGAGAAAAGGAGAGCTCTAA
- a CDS encoding GvpL/GvpF family gas vesicle protein produces the protein MAESEVVLYLFCFARPEEARQVAGSGVDERSPVRIFRHSAEVCAVIAEVAREDFCGPEAERRMEQLSWVGPRALRHEAVIEEVMEHSPVLPARLGTLFSSLPALTQFMDAHREVIAEFLGRVAGHREWSVQGRFDRVRAQQVRAAERLAAEQRHLSGLPEGMRYFTEKRIRQQAEQELGGWLERTQRQVAHNLAQHAADFRECAPRARECSDNQAEEVLNWAFLLHESKAASFLQEVDRANLEHAVEGLQFERSGPWPPFRFVPALAGAEAP, from the coding sequence ATGGCGGAAAGCGAAGTCGTCCTCTACCTGTTCTGCTTTGCCCGCCCCGAGGAGGCCCGGCAGGTGGCGGGCAGCGGTGTCGACGAGCGCAGCCCGGTGCGTATCTTCCGCCATTCCGCGGAAGTGTGCGCGGTCATCGCCGAGGTGGCGCGCGAAGACTTCTGTGGCCCGGAGGCGGAACGGCGGATGGAGCAGTTGTCCTGGGTGGGGCCGCGCGCGCTGCGCCACGAGGCGGTGATCGAAGAAGTGATGGAACATTCTCCGGTATTGCCGGCGCGCCTCGGCACGCTGTTCTCGTCGTTGCCCGCCCTGACCCAATTCATGGATGCGCACCGGGAAGTCATTGCGGAGTTTCTGGGCCGGGTGGCCGGCCACCGGGAATGGTCGGTGCAAGGCCGGTTCGACCGAGTGCGCGCCCAGCAGGTGCGGGCGGCGGAAAGGCTGGCGGCCGAACAGCGCCATCTGTCCGGCCTCCCCGAGGGGATGCGCTACTTCACCGAGAAGCGCATCCGCCAACAGGCGGAGCAGGAACTGGGAGGCTGGCTGGAGCGGACCCAGCGGCAAGTCGCGCACAATCTGGCCCAGCACGCCGCCGACTTCCGGGAATGCGCCCCGCGGGCCCGCGAGTGCTCCGACAACCAAGCCGAGGAGGTGCTGAATTGGGCGTTCCTGCTGCACGAATCGAAGGCAGCTTCGTTCCTGCAGGAAGTCGACCGCGCCAACCTGGAGCACGCCGTCGAAGGATTGCAGTTTGAACGTTCCGGCCCCTGGCCGCCTTTCCGTTTCGTTCCCGCGCTGGCTGGGGCGGAAGCACCATGA
- a CDS encoding Hsp20/alpha crystallin family protein: MEKTREKDTRGGLEGGLGGILRGLGDLVEKLADLEQQGEISKTGTIRGSGEQVRGIYGFTVKVGLGDQGPRIEPFGNIRRDASSGRTEVQEVREPMVDIFDEEKYLLVLAELPGTSKEDVHIELEDDVLTIAAERGDKKYRKEVLLPRSVPKEKMQVSCNNGVLEIRWVK; this comes from the coding sequence GTGGAAAAGACGAGAGAGAAAGACACACGCGGCGGACTGGAAGGCGGCCTCGGAGGCATCCTCCGCGGCCTGGGCGACCTGGTGGAAAAACTGGCCGACCTGGAACAGCAGGGCGAGATATCCAAGACCGGAACCATTCGCGGCTCGGGAGAACAAGTCCGGGGCATCTACGGATTCACCGTGAAAGTGGGCCTGGGAGATCAGGGGCCGCGCATCGAGCCGTTTGGCAATATTCGCCGCGACGCCAGCTCGGGGCGCACCGAGGTCCAGGAAGTGCGCGAGCCGATGGTGGATATCTTCGACGAAGAGAAGTACTTGCTGGTACTGGCGGAGCTGCCCGGCACCAGTAAGGAAGATGTCCATATCGAACTGGAGGACGATGTTCTGACCATCGCCGCCGAGCGCGGCGACAAGAAGTACCGCAAGGAAGTTCTCCTGCCGCGCAGCGTCCCGAAAGAGAAGATGCAGGTCAGCTGCAATAACGGGGTGCTGGAAATCCGGTGGGTGAAGTAG
- a CDS encoding CDC48 family AAA ATPase — MGGKPLKLKVSEALSKDVGRAYARMGPEDLARLGVEVGDIVEVAGKARTVCKAMPGFKDMRDQSQVQLDGLTRENAAVGLDEHIVARPISCPAAERVVLLPTNVVPSERDMDYIGSRLDGLPVLAENRIRATLFGSRWADFKVESTVPKGPVLIGPGTQLLISKTKPQQAAARAISYEDIGGLKPHLTRIREMIELPLRYPEVFERLGIDAPKGVLLYGPPGCGKTLIARAIAHETQASFFSVSGPEVIHKFYGESEAHLRKIFEEADRKAPSIIFLDEIDAIAPRREQVVGDVEKRVVAQLLALMDGLASRRKVIVIAATNLPQVLDPALRRPGRFDREISIPIPDRPGRLQILEIHSRGMPLGKEVDLPHLAAITHGFVGADLEALCRESAMICLRRILPDVDFGLARIPYDQLAKLEVEMDDFLAALQTIEPSAMREVFVDVPNVSWEDVGGLAEVKARLVEAVEWPLRYPDLFSQAGVKPPKGILLSGPPGCGKTLLAKAMASETKVNFISVKGPELLSKYVGESERAVRDIFRKARQAAPCIVFFDEIDALVPSRGNGGSDSHVSERVLSQFLAELDGVEELRGVLVLGATNRADMLDPAIVRPGRFDEIVEIPLPDEDGRREIFQVHLRNKPLAAEVSAQDLASRSEGYGGAEISSLCHQAALRAIRRAVHAADKTAGVPARVAIEPEDLEAAMEEAGLRAGKLT; from the coding sequence ATGGGCGGCAAGCCACTGAAGCTGAAAGTCAGCGAGGCGCTCAGCAAGGACGTGGGCCGGGCCTACGCCCGCATGGGGCCGGAGGACCTGGCCCGGCTGGGGGTGGAGGTCGGAGACATCGTGGAAGTCGCCGGCAAGGCCCGGACCGTCTGCAAGGCCATGCCCGGATTTAAGGACATGCGAGACCAGTCCCAGGTGCAACTGGACGGGCTGACGCGGGAAAACGCGGCCGTCGGGCTGGATGAACATATCGTGGCACGACCTATTTCCTGCCCGGCGGCGGAGCGCGTGGTTCTGCTCCCCACCAACGTCGTCCCCTCGGAGCGCGACATGGACTACATCGGCAGCCGTCTGGACGGGTTGCCGGTCCTGGCGGAGAACCGCATCCGGGCCACCTTGTTCGGATCGCGCTGGGCCGACTTCAAGGTGGAGAGCACGGTGCCCAAGGGCCCGGTGCTGATCGGGCCCGGCACCCAGTTGCTGATCTCCAAGACAAAGCCGCAGCAAGCCGCCGCGCGCGCCATTTCCTACGAGGACATTGGCGGGCTGAAGCCTCACCTGACCCGCATCCGGGAGATGATCGAGCTTCCTCTGCGCTACCCCGAGGTCTTCGAGCGTCTGGGGATCGACGCGCCCAAAGGAGTGCTGCTGTACGGGCCACCGGGCTGCGGCAAGACGCTGATCGCCCGCGCCATCGCCCACGAGACCCAGGCCAGCTTCTTCTCCGTCAGCGGCCCCGAGGTCATCCACAAGTTTTACGGCGAGAGCGAAGCGCATCTGCGGAAGATCTTCGAGGAGGCCGACCGCAAGGCCCCCAGCATTATTTTCCTCGACGAAATCGACGCCATTGCCCCCCGCCGCGAGCAGGTGGTGGGCGACGTGGAGAAGCGGGTGGTGGCGCAGTTGCTGGCGCTGATGGACGGGCTCGCCAGCCGGCGCAAAGTGATCGTGATCGCGGCCACCAACCTGCCGCAAGTACTGGACCCGGCGCTGCGCCGGCCGGGGCGGTTTGACCGGGAGATTTCCATCCCCATTCCCGACCGCCCAGGGCGCCTGCAGATTCTGGAGATCCACAGCCGCGGCATGCCGCTGGGGAAAGAAGTCGACCTGCCCCACCTCGCGGCCATCACCCACGGTTTCGTGGGGGCTGACTTGGAAGCGCTGTGCCGCGAGTCGGCGATGATCTGCCTGCGCCGCATCTTGCCGGACGTGGACTTCGGCCTGGCCCGCATCCCCTACGACCAACTGGCCAAGCTGGAAGTCGAGATGGACGATTTCCTGGCCGCGCTGCAGACCATCGAGCCTTCCGCCATGCGCGAGGTGTTCGTCGATGTCCCCAACGTGAGCTGGGAGGACGTCGGCGGGCTGGCGGAGGTCAAGGCGCGCCTGGTGGAGGCGGTGGAGTGGCCGCTGCGCTACCCCGACCTGTTCAGCCAGGCCGGCGTCAAGCCGCCCAAGGGAATCCTGCTGTCGGGGCCTCCGGGATGCGGCAAGACCCTGCTGGCCAAAGCCATGGCCAGCGAGACCAAGGTGAATTTCATCTCGGTCAAAGGGCCGGAGCTGCTCTCCAAGTACGTGGGAGAGTCGGAGCGGGCGGTGCGCGACATCTTTCGCAAGGCGCGGCAGGCGGCCCCTTGCATTGTTTTCTTCGACGAGATCGACGCGCTCGTGCCCAGCCGTGGTAACGGCGGCTCCGACTCGCACGTCTCGGAACGGGTTCTGAGCCAGTTCCTGGCCGAGTTGGATGGAGTGGAAGAATTGCGGGGGGTGCTGGTGCTGGGCGCCACCAACCGCGCCGACATGCTGGACCCGGCCATCGTGCGGCCCGGCCGCTTCGATGAAATTGTGGAGATCCCGCTTCCCGACGAAGACGGGCGCCGGGAAATTTTCCAGGTGCACTTGCGCAACAAACCGCTGGCCGCCGAGGTGAGCGCGCAAGATCTGGCGTCGCGCAGCGAGGGCTATGGCGGCGCCGAGATCAGCTCGTTATGCCACCAGGCCGCCCTGCGCGCCATCCGGCGCGCCGTGCACGCCGCCGACAAGACCGCAGGCGTTCCGGCGCGGGTCGCCATTGAGCCGGAAGACCTGGAAGCGGCGATGGAGGAGGCCGGCCTCCGGGCCGGAAAACTGACTTGA
- a CDS encoding restriction endonuclease codes for MQPVQSFAVGHLYTNDQIRFALGVENLGGIRPSVDSQGRLKHVAIMTSDLDCDRNLSENPYADRIEGGTLLYTAAGREGDQKLSGRNKRLAEQYDSPTPFFGFANVGRQVYRFLGLLQLIRHYRDIQADRKGDLRTVWMFEFRIHTALSEIRIDDARSAMNTLLETKAESGDDSTDEQPSPSMIVQAAEGEVERVRSRLLALSPREFEQFVGRFFEINGFSEVRTTSFQGDGGIDVEAYVTTDNLFFAGTHVQAQVKRWRHTVGSVELNGFRGALATTAKGVFISTGYFSRAAVQQAIALSKPSIALVDGRRLAVVCLRQRCLP; via the coding sequence GTGCAGCCGGTTCAGTCGTTTGCGGTCGGTCATCTGTATACGAACGACCAAATTCGATTCGCGCTTGGAGTCGAGAACCTGGGTGGAATTCGACCGTCCGTCGATTCGCAAGGCAGGTTAAAGCACGTCGCAATTATGACGTCCGACCTCGACTGTGATCGAAACCTATCAGAAAATCCCTATGCTGACCGCATCGAAGGTGGAACGTTACTCTACACCGCTGCCGGACGCGAGGGCGATCAGAAGCTATCTGGGCGAAATAAGCGCCTTGCGGAACAGTATGACAGCCCAACACCATTCTTCGGCTTCGCAAATGTTGGACGCCAGGTGTACCGGTTCTTGGGCCTACTTCAACTGATCAGACACTACCGCGACATCCAAGCGGATCGTAAAGGCGACCTTCGAACAGTCTGGATGTTCGAGTTCCGCATCCACACGGCACTCTCCGAAATTCGAATTGATGACGCACGGTCGGCAATGAACACACTACTGGAGACCAAAGCCGAGAGCGGAGATGACTCGACCGACGAGCAGCCTTCTCCTTCGATGATCGTCCAAGCTGCCGAAGGCGAGGTCGAGAGAGTTCGATCGAGATTGCTTGCGCTATCTCCCCGCGAATTCGAGCAGTTCGTTGGCCGCTTCTTCGAGATCAATGGTTTCAGCGAAGTCAGAACAACCTCCTTCCAGGGTGACGGTGGCATCGACGTGGAAGCATACGTCACTACCGATAATCTCTTCTTCGCCGGCACACACGTGCAAGCTCAGGTTAAGAGATGGCGGCACACAGTTGGCAGTGTCGAGCTAAACGGTTTTCGGGGCGCTCTGGCGACTACTGCGAAAGGCGTTTTCATTTCCACGGGTTACTTCAGCAGAGCTGCAGTTCAGCAGGCAATAGCGCTATCGAAGCCTTCCATCGCTCTAGTTGACGGTAGGCGGTTAGCAGTAGTCTGCCTTCGGCAAAGGTGCTTACCCTAG
- a CDS encoding GvpL/GvpF family gas vesicle protein, producing the protein MSNLLYAIFRGPWPPELTLPAGVAGQPVAVLEHQDLGAAVSALAQAGAPADVPSLVAHEQVVEFFFRHRTVIPLRYGAVVGEQREVKALLETHQAEYRALLHALDGCAEMGIQLLLDGSPGRAQTDSAAVAPAQLRSAEPPGASYLLAKKLSYRSADRMVQRESELVEEISASVAGLFVRRKVERPSRDRLLRLYFLVPRAAVECFRRTSRQSSRNQPVKLLLSGPWPPYNFVDGNPGGAIL; encoded by the coding sequence ATGAGTAACCTGCTGTACGCGATCTTCCGCGGCCCTTGGCCGCCGGAACTGACGCTGCCCGCCGGCGTGGCCGGCCAACCGGTGGCGGTGCTGGAGCACCAAGACTTGGGCGCGGCGGTTTCCGCGCTGGCCCAAGCCGGGGCGCCGGCGGATGTCCCCAGCCTGGTCGCGCACGAGCAGGTGGTCGAGTTTTTCTTCCGCCACCGGACGGTGATTCCGCTGCGCTACGGCGCCGTGGTCGGCGAGCAACGCGAGGTCAAGGCGCTATTGGAAACACATCAGGCGGAATACCGTGCTTTGCTGCATGCACTCGACGGGTGCGCCGAGATGGGGATCCAGCTTCTGCTCGACGGCTCCCCTGGCCGCGCCCAGACGGACTCGGCGGCGGTTGCGCCGGCGCAGCTTCGCTCCGCCGAGCCGCCGGGCGCTTCTTATCTGTTGGCCAAAAAGCTCTCCTACCGCAGCGCCGACCGGATGGTGCAGCGGGAGAGCGAGCTGGTGGAAGAGATTTCGGCGTCCGTCGCCGGGCTGTTCGTCCGCCGCAAGGTGGAGCGGCCTTCTCGCGACCGCCTGCTCCGTCTTTACTTCCTGGTGCCGCGCGCGGCGGTGGAATGTTTTCGCCGGACGAGCCGGCAGAGTTCCCGGAACCAGCCGGTCAAGCTGCTCTTGAGCGGGCCGTGGCCGCCGTACAACTTCGTCGATGGCAATCCTGGCGGCGCGATTCTGTAA